A region of Candidatus Eisenbacteria bacterium DNA encodes the following proteins:
- a CDS encoding IS5 family transposase, giving the protein MWTPATRRRHSREHLRYASDVSDEEWALLEPHLPAPCLTGRPRAWPMREIVNAIFYVLRSGCAWRLLPDSFPPRQTVYGWFLRLRDDCVLERLNHHLVMLDRARSGRAASPSAGVLDSQSVKTTEAGGPRGYDAGKKIKGRKRHALVDTDGRPLVLEPHPADIQDRDGGGPVLAASRHAFPFIAKVFADSGYAGRRVAGATAIAVEIVRKNPDQVGFAVQPRRWVVERFFAWIGRNRRLAKDFEATLESARAFLYAASIMLLTRRLAQSG; this is encoded by the coding sequence ATGTGGACCCCGGCCACCCGTCGGCGGCATAGCCGCGAGCACCTGCGTTACGCAAGCGATGTGAGCGACGAGGAGTGGGCTCTGTTGGAGCCGCACTTGCCGGCGCCGTGCCTGACGGGACGGCCGAGAGCGTGGCCGATGAGGGAGATCGTGAACGCGATCTTCTACGTGCTCCGATCCGGTTGCGCCTGGCGGCTCTTGCCCGACAGCTTCCCGCCGCGGCAGACGGTCTACGGCTGGTTCCTGCGGCTGCGCGACGACTGCGTTCTGGAGCGGCTGAACCACCATCTGGTCATGCTCGACCGCGCGCGCAGCGGGCGCGCCGCCAGCCCTTCGGCGGGGGTGCTCGACAGCCAAAGCGTCAAGACGACGGAGGCCGGCGGGCCGAGGGGCTACGACGCCGGCAAGAAGATCAAGGGCAGAAAGCGCCACGCCCTCGTCGACACCGACGGTCGTCCCCTGGTGCTGGAGCCTCACCCGGCCGACATCCAGGACCGCGACGGCGGCGGGCCCGTGCTGGCGGCCTCGCGCCACGCCTTTCCCTTCATCGCGAAGGTCTTCGCCGACAGCGGCTACGCCGGGAGGCGGGTCGCCGGCGCGACCGCCATCGCCGTCGAGATCGTTCGCAAGAACCCCGACCAGGTCGGCTTCGCCGTCCAGCCCCGGCGCTGGGTCGTCGAGCGCTTCTTCGCCTGGATCGGCCGCAACCGCCGCCTCGCCAAGGACTTCGAGGCAACCCTCGAATCCGCCCGAGCCTTCCTCTACGCCGCCTCCATCATGCTGCTCACCCGACGGCTCGCGCAATCAGGATGA